The Treponema succinifaciens DSM 2489 region CAACCACCGACAATAAATCCTGTTAATAAGCCAATAGTTAAGTATTTATTACTTTTCATATTGCTATATCTCCCCTAAAAGTATATTTGTCGTTGGTTAGGTCAGTTTACAAGGAACTACACGCAGACCGTGAAACGGGCTGCTGACAACAAACGGCGCTATGCTCCCGGCTGGGTGCATAGCACCTGTTTGTTGCGGGGGTTTCCAAAGGGGGCAGCGCCCCATTTGGCACACGACTTTGCGGAGCAAAGTGTAGTGTGTTATACGCTCTGTCGGCGTTGCCCTGAAAATACCGTTGCCGCCGGGGAGGGCAAGGGCATTTGACGCGGCAGGAAAGCAGGGCTTTGTTTGGGGCTGGTAAGCCGGAAACAAAGGGCTGATTTCAGCAGCAGACAGGGCGTATTATGAAAGCCCCCGTCCCTCGTCCTCCGCCCCCGGCCTATGGGACAAAAAGTCCCAAAGCTCTGGACACCGTGACCAGATGTGTGGCCACACTCCGGGAAAAGTAGCAGGACGGCAGGAAACCGTCAAGGCTGAAATGAATGGGCTGACGCCCGGCCTTGACCGTTCCCCGCCGCCCCGCTGGATGGGTGGACAAGGTGGCCAATCCCTAAAAGTGTTTGGCCGCACTCGTTCATTTTGGGGCCTTTCTTCTCCCAAAATTGAAATGGGCGGGAAAGCCCTAAAATGGCTTTCCCGCCTTGATTACCCATTAGCAAAGACGGGCGAGACTGTCAACGGCGGCGCTGAAAGCGCCGTTCATCTTGACCGTTGACTGGCTCGCCTGGCTTTGCTACTGCCCGTAAGAGATGGAAAAACAAGATGGAAAACAAGGTTAAAAATGGTTGACAAGTCTATCGGATGTGTGTTATACTGTGCGACAGTTTGAGATTGGAAGGAGGCTTACGTGTGTTAATTTGTGTACGCTAATAAGCAATAAAAAGTAGAAGTACCTTTCCACATGATGGTGGGCTTTTTTTGCGTGCGTATGCAAAGGAACACGTAGGTTTGACACGAGCAGTCTTTGAACTGTATCGTGGTGTTTTTTCGTGCTTTGTTGTTATGCAGGCGTCTGCCCTCTCTGTGGGACAACGCCTGCTTTTTATTGCAGAAACAAAGGAACAATGCAATAAAAAAGGAGGTTCGCATTATGACCCAAAACAACAATTCATGGAGAAAAACTTATTTTACACTTCTTGCCGGACAAGCAATATCCTTTATTAGCAGCGGTATTTTGCAAATGGCCATTATCTTTTATTTGGTTGCGAAAACTAATTCTGCAATCATATTGACGGCGGCAACACTGATTGGATTTTTGCCGCAAGCCTGTTTAGGCCCGTTTGCAGGTGCTTTTGTTGACCGGCACAGCCGTAAAAGCGTAATGATTGGTGCGGATTTGATAATTGCCGCCGCTGGCGGTATTCTGGCGCTGGTGGCGTTTTACATGGAATTGCCCGTATGGTCTATTATGGTTGTCCTGTTAATCCGAAGTGCGGGAACTGCTTTTCATTCTCCAGCATTCAGCGCAGCAACACCTATGATTGTGCCAAAAGAGGAACTTACAAAATGCGCTGGTTACACGCAGACCATGCAAGCAGTAAGTGCGATTATCAGTCCAGCTGCCGCAGCGTTTTTATATGCTGTTTGGCCTCTTAATGCAATTATATTGTTAGATATTGTGGGTGCAATCCTTGCCTGTGTGACTGTTGCGATTTCGTCCATACCAACGCCTGAACTATGTCCAGAAACGAAAAGACAACAGTTTTTACAGGATATGAAAGAGGGGTATGTGGTATTAAAGCAAAACAGGGGCCTCTTTGCTCTGCTCTGGATTGGTGTAATTTATATGTTCTTTTATATGCCAATCAGTACGCTTTTTCCTCTCATCTGTATGTCATACTTCAAAGGAACACCGGCCCATGCCTCTGCCGCTGAAATTGCTTTTGCGGTTGGTATGCTGCTTGGCGGAGTCATTCTGAGCATTTGGGGCGGTTTTAAGAAACGGCGGTACACCATCGGTCTTTCCGTTCTCCTGATGGGCGTTAGCAATATGCTCTCCGGGCTTTTGCCGCCAGACGCATTTCTTGTCTTTGTTGTGTGCTGTACTGTTATGGGAATTTCCGCTCCATTTTACGGTGTGCAAAATGCGATTTTTCAAGAAACGGTCAAACCAGAATATCTGGGGAGAGTTTTTTCTCTACTGACAAGCGCCGCTTCCCTCGCCATGCCGTTTGGCCTTGTCATTTCCGGGCCTCTGGCGGAGCGGCTGGGAGTTGAGAAATGGTTTGTCATTTGCGGAATTGGCATTATCATCGTTGCGCTTGCCGTATTTTTACTACCCGGTTTGAGAGAGATTGACAATACGCAATAATCAACTGCACCTTTTTCTATTACTAAACAAAATGCCTGGATGGTGGTTCTGAAAAACCAGAACCGCCGTTCAGGCATTTTTTATCTTCGTCCTCTCTGCGGTTTTGGATTCTTCAGCAAGTCGGATTTTTCCGCAATCTTTTTCAGCCACTTCCGTTCTTCTACTGACAGCTTCCTAAAATTCAGCTTGAGCCGTTTGCAGATAAACGCCAAGTACGCTTGTTCCGTGTCGCTGTCCTGGCTGACGATTTCACCAGCAGTTTCCAGCATTTCTTTTAGCGGGTTATCCTCTGGGACGCTGAAAAAATCGTCCTTGTGTGTTTCCCGCAGAGCAAGGGCAATCCCGTTTATGTCCCGTTGTATCACATAGCGGCAAAACTCGTCCTCATCAATATGGGCGGTGATAAGCTGTCTTAACTGCGTATCACTCATGCCAGGATTATGCTTTTTTATAACAGTTGCGCTCATCGTGTCCACTATGGCGTTTGCACCCTGCGCCTGTTTCAGTGCCGTTCCGTTCACATAGATTTCAAGGTCAGCCATCAGCCGGGGGAAATCCGGGTGCGCCGCCAGCTCACACAGCAGGGTATTGTCTATCCTCCCGCTTTTCAGCAGGTCAATCATTTCATCACTCAAACGCAGGTCTGCAAGATCGGCGTTTGGGTGATTTTTCATTTCAGACAGCCCCAGCAGATAATCAGCGGTCACACCGTAAAACTTCGCCAGCCGGATAAGGGCATAGTGGCTGATGTCCTTGAAGTCTTCCGTTTCGTAACTGCCCAGCGCAGACTTGGAAAGCCCGGTCTGCTCCGCAAGCTGCCCCAGCGTCAAGCCACGCTCCACACGTAGGTCTTTTAATCGCTCTTGTATGGATAAAGACATATTCACCCTCCTTGCTAGCTCAACGAAAGAGAAGCCGTTATGCTATGTACTATGCTCATAGCATAACGGCATAGGCATTTACAGTTTTATTTTACCATTTGCTACATCTTCACGAAATTTATCAACAAGCTTCGCTGTCAGCTTGGATTTACCGTAGTGTTCAAGTACAAAAGTACGATAACTTTTTCCATCTACAAGCACATCACTTTTTCTGGTCAACAACCAATTTCCGTTACCTCCTCCCTGTTCTCTAATATTCCAGTCTTTCCCATATCTTTTATAGATTTCATCTTTTTTACCTTGAACAGACATTGATTCGCTTGGAATATAAACAATTTGCATAATAGCTCCTCCTTTATTTTGTGCAAGAAGACCAGAAACCTGAATTTGTCTTTTATCTTTTTTTGATTATATCACAAATCCGAGAGCGTGGAAATAGGGAGTTTTTCAGGCTGATTTCCTACCTCTTGGATATACGGCACAGGCGGTCAAAAAGGTGTAGACTTGGGATAGTTCATCGATGGACAAGCACCTTGGAAACAGAACACGCCAAAGAAAACGGAGGGACGCATGAGCAAAAGACCCTATCAACACCTGCCGCCGCTGGAACACAGGCCGGACGGCTCCCCCTACCGCATAACCCCGCCCCAGAAGAGACGAGCCAGCGGCCTGATACGCCGGGAGTGCTGCAACTGCGAGGACGGAAACTGCCTTGCGCTGGACGATGGCGACACCTGCGCCTGTCCGCAGATGATTTCGTTCTCCGTCTGCTGCAAGTGGTTCCGCTGGGCGGTCTTGCCGCTGGACAGGACGCTGGAAGCGGAGATTTACCGGGACAGGGACTTGAAACGCTGTGCGGAGTGCGGCGGTGTGTTCGTCCCGAAGTCCAACCGGGGCAAATACTGCCCGGACTGCGCCGCCAGAGTTCACAGGCGGCAGAAAACAGAAAGTGAACGGAAAAGGAGGTCTGCTGTGGACAGTTAAGAGCGGGAAAAGCCTTGATTTGCAAGGCTCCGCAAGCCCTCAACCGGGGCGGCTGGTATCATTTATCATTCGCCCCGGAAAACGGGCCTCTAACCGTCCACAAAACACGCTATGACAAACACGATTTATATTCACCAGCCGGAAAAGGCGTTCAGTTTCACCCGGCTCCCCAATTTCCTTTTTGAAGCACCCACATTC contains the following coding sequences:
- a CDS encoding MFS transporter, which produces MTQNNNSWRKTYFTLLAGQAISFISSGILQMAIIFYLVAKTNSAIILTAATLIGFLPQACLGPFAGAFVDRHSRKSVMIGADLIIAAAGGILALVAFYMELPVWSIMVVLLIRSAGTAFHSPAFSAATPMIVPKEELTKCAGYTQTMQAVSAIISPAAAAFLYAVWPLNAIILLDIVGAILACVTVAISSIPTPELCPETKRQQFLQDMKEGYVVLKQNRGLFALLWIGVIYMFFYMPISTLFPLICMSYFKGTPAHASAAEIAFAVGMLLGGVILSIWGGFKKRRYTIGLSVLLMGVSNMLSGLLPPDAFLVFVVCCTVMGISAPFYGVQNAIFQETVKPEYLGRVFSLLTSAASLAMPFGLVISGPLAERLGVEKWFVICGIGIIIVALAVFLLPGLREIDNTQ
- a CDS encoding cysteine-rich VLP domain-containing protein, which codes for MSKRPYQHLPPLEHRPDGSPYRITPPQKRRASGLIRRECCNCEDGNCLALDDGDTCACPQMISFSVCCKWFRWAVLPLDRTLEAEIYRDRDLKRCAECGGVFVPKSNRGKYCPDCAARVHRRQKTESERKRRSAVDS
- a CDS encoding helix-turn-helix domain-containing protein, encoding MSLSIQERLKDLRVERGLTLGQLAEQTGLSKSALGSYETEDFKDISHYALIRLAKFYGVTADYLLGLSEMKNHPNADLADLRLSDEMIDLLKSGRIDNTLLCELAAHPDFPRLMADLEIYVNGTALKQAQGANAIVDTMSATVIKKHNPGMSDTQLRQLITAHIDEDEFCRYVIQRDINGIALALRETHKDDFFSVPEDNPLKEMLETAGEIVSQDSDTEQAYLAFICKRLKLNFRKLSVEERKWLKKIAEKSDLLKNPKPQRGRR